A region of Streptomyces sp. NBC_00654 DNA encodes the following proteins:
- a CDS encoding CopG family transcriptional regulator gives MVTKKVTVTIPEDLLDEIRAEAAERGLSAYVAEALRFKRDRDRLGELVDWLQAEHGPVAEDERAAALDELEDLDAEHERRRATGQHNAGEAA, from the coding sequence ATGGTGACGAAGAAGGTGACGGTGACGATTCCCGAGGATCTCCTGGACGAGATCCGTGCGGAGGCGGCAGAGCGGGGCCTGTCGGCGTACGTCGCCGAGGCGCTGCGCTTCAAACGGGACCGAGACCGCCTGGGGGAACTGGTCGACTGGCTGCAGGCAGAACACGGCCCCGTCGCCGAGGACGAGCGTGCGGCAGCTCTCGACGAGTTGGAGGACCTCGACGCCGAACACGAGCGGCGCCGCGCCACAGGACAGCACAACGCCGGAGAAGCGGCGTGA
- a CDS encoding PIN domain-containing protein, with product MKKRGAEQRQRPLRVFVLDCEALSLAVRGDRKMIAWLELAARGEAEVVTSPMTLVEAYDGRTTEQRWDWVLSRLKVADIGMDEARQARRLLTDAKLHGHKYAIDAVLAVIARQQKGQVTVFTSDVDDLERLVPDTIVVRKV from the coding sequence GTGAAGAAGCGGGGCGCTGAGCAGAGGCAGCGGCCCCTGCGCGTCTTCGTACTCGACTGCGAAGCCCTGTCCCTGGCCGTGCGTGGCGATCGGAAGATGATCGCCTGGCTCGAACTCGCGGCCCGGGGCGAGGCCGAGGTGGTGACGTCTCCCATGACGCTGGTCGAGGCGTACGACGGCAGAACCACCGAGCAGCGTTGGGACTGGGTACTCTCCCGGCTCAAGGTCGCCGACATCGGAATGGACGAGGCCCGCCAGGCCCGACGCCTCCTGACCGATGCCAAGCTGCACGGTCACAAGTACGCAATCGATGCCGTGCTCGCTGTGATCGCACGCCAGCAGAAGGGGCAGGTCACCGTCTTCACCTCGGACGTGGACGACCTGGAGAGGCTGGTCCCGGACACGATCGTCGTCAGGAAGGTATGA
- a CDS encoding LysR family transcriptional regulator, which yields MIDPRLQALRALHAEGTVTAAAAALHLSPSTVSQQLRQLSGELGLKLLEPAGRRVRLTPAALALVGHVEAMNAEWERADAVLDSHREGTAGLLRITGVASALARVIAPAARTLRDRFPQMVCRLDEYPDEDRLSLLLAHRVDIAVVIAVFDVSSTGGGLFEHVVLTEEPQDLVVPDHHVLARRESVRLVDAARETWIQAGDPRDQHPVLLHAAAAAGFTPRVAHSAIDWTAVAALVAYGHGVCLMPRQATLPQDLPLRRVPLTGPAAPVRRLLACVRPGSRAQVLIARGLDALQGAAIQQPSPWPHTPPRAADPKR from the coding sequence ATGATCGACCCTCGTCTGCAGGCTCTGCGCGCCCTGCACGCGGAAGGAACCGTCACCGCCGCGGCGGCGGCTCTGCACCTCTCACCCTCTACGGTCTCCCAGCAGCTTCGGCAGCTGTCGGGCGAACTCGGCCTGAAACTCCTGGAACCGGCGGGCCGGAGGGTTCGGCTCACTCCCGCCGCGCTCGCACTGGTCGGGCACGTGGAGGCCATGAACGCCGAATGGGAACGGGCCGACGCCGTCCTGGACTCCCACCGGGAAGGAACCGCCGGCCTCCTGCGGATCACCGGCGTCGCCAGCGCCCTCGCCCGGGTGATCGCCCCGGCGGCGCGGACACTGCGCGACCGGTTCCCGCAGATGGTCTGCCGCCTCGACGAATATCCCGACGAAGACCGCCTCAGCCTTCTGCTCGCCCACCGGGTGGACATCGCCGTAGTGATCGCCGTCTTCGACGTCTCGTCCACGGGAGGTGGCCTCTTCGAACACGTAGTGCTGACGGAAGAACCCCAGGACCTGGTCGTACCCGATCACCATGTCCTCGCCCGCCGCGAATCCGTACGCCTGGTGGACGCCGCCCGGGAGACCTGGATCCAGGCGGGGGACCCCAGGGACCAGCACCCGGTCCTCCTGCACGCCGCGGCAGCCGCGGGGTTCACCCCACGCGTGGCACACAGCGCGATCGACTGGACTGCCGTCGCCGCCCTGGTCGCCTACGGACACGGCGTCTGCCTCATGCCCCGGCAGGCAACACTCCCTCAGGACCTGCCCCTCCGGCGCGTCCCCCTGACGGGCCCGGCGGCCCCCGTACGAAGGCTCCTGGCCTGCGTACGGCCCGGCAGCCGGGCGCAGGTTCTCATCGCGCGCGGTCTGGACGCGCTCCAGGGCGCAGCCATCCAGCAGCCGAGCCCATGGCCGCACACGCCCCCTCGCGCCGCCGACCCGAAGCGGTGA
- a CDS encoding LysE/ArgO family amino acid transporter, producing the protein MFDSAVAGALAGYGLAIPVGAVAVLMINLTARTSFRVGAAAAIGATTADALYAVIAVMGGAAVATAIQPFSEPLRWAAFLVLAVMAARIAVAGLRKQKDGADQKPPEETAVSPRRSFVMFLALTALNPWPALYFVALILGHQALQEASWAESTVYIAAVVTASASWQLLLAGGGAVFGRFITGPRGRKVTAVVSSALILGLGAHMALG; encoded by the coding sequence GTGTTCGATTCCGCTGTCGCCGGAGCGCTGGCCGGATACGGTCTCGCGATCCCGGTGGGAGCCGTCGCCGTGCTGATGATCAACCTGACGGCCCGGACCTCTTTTCGCGTCGGGGCCGCGGCGGCGATCGGTGCGACGACAGCGGACGCGCTCTACGCCGTGATCGCCGTCATGGGAGGAGCGGCGGTGGCCACGGCGATCCAGCCCTTCTCCGAACCCTTGCGCTGGGCGGCCTTCCTGGTCCTGGCGGTGATGGCCGCGCGGATCGCCGTTGCCGGACTGCGGAAGCAGAAGGACGGCGCGGACCAGAAGCCACCTGAGGAGACGGCCGTCAGCCCACGCCGGTCGTTCGTGATGTTCCTGGCGCTCACAGCGCTCAACCCGTGGCCCGCCCTCTACTTCGTCGCGCTCATCCTCGGACATCAGGCCCTCCAGGAAGCATCGTGGGCAGAATCGACGGTCTACATCGCGGCTGTCGTCACCGCGTCCGCGAGTTGGCAGTTGCTGCTCGCCGGCGGAGGGGCGGTATTCGGCCGCTTCATCACCGGCCCACGAGGCCGAAAGGTCACCGCCGTGGTATCCAGTGCGCTGATTCTGGGACTCGGCGCCCACATGGCTCTGGGGTGA
- a CDS encoding aromatic ring-hydroxylating dioxygenase subunit alpha has product MTVNWPPAYYTSEEHFTLEQERIFERSWQCVARSSEIAEVGSFVRVNVGRESVLLVRKAAGEIRALINLCRHRGAQLCLEDKGNFGGSIRCPYHGWTFSLDGHLTAAPFMRDLPPETKERHLFTAGVTEWLGYVWVNLDPDAAPLTDQVGPLIRERFGDDDVPGNYGCDELRVAKEVVYEVPANWKILYENFCECYHCSTMHPEICQILPSWRTGYGTVSGPEGPRKRGSALAEGATGFSLSGKAAAARLPGVPEGDARTFHGILLWPNVHLMFIPDHVMCMRFEPVGPDRTKVVTQWLFHPEAMDDPDFSPEDAAALVDVTAREDFEACVRVQRAAGSQYFEEFHTPHESLIITFREWVLEQLDEREEKALAI; this is encoded by the coding sequence GTGACGGTTAATTGGCCGCCGGCGTACTACACCAGTGAGGAACACTTCACCCTGGAGCAGGAGCGAATATTTGAGCGTTCCTGGCAGTGTGTGGCACGGTCATCGGAGATCGCCGAAGTCGGCTCATTCGTGCGTGTGAATGTGGGAAGGGAGAGTGTTCTCCTCGTACGCAAGGCCGCCGGCGAGATCCGCGCCCTGATCAACCTGTGCCGCCATCGCGGTGCCCAGCTCTGCCTTGAGGACAAGGGGAATTTCGGCGGCTCCATCCGCTGTCCCTATCATGGATGGACCTTCAGCCTCGACGGCCACCTCACCGCAGCCCCCTTCATGCGTGACCTCCCGCCCGAGACGAAGGAGCGGCACCTCTTCACCGCCGGTGTCACCGAATGGCTCGGCTATGTCTGGGTGAACCTCGACCCCGACGCGGCACCCCTGACGGACCAGGTCGGACCGCTGATCCGTGAACGCTTCGGCGATGACGACGTCCCGGGCAACTACGGCTGCGACGAATTGAGGGTTGCCAAGGAGGTGGTCTACGAAGTTCCGGCGAACTGGAAGATTCTCTATGAGAATTTCTGCGAGTGCTACCACTGTTCCACCATGCATCCGGAAATCTGTCAGATTCTTCCGAGTTGGCGCACCGGATACGGGACGGTAAGCGGCCCCGAAGGTCCTCGGAAGCGTGGCTCCGCACTGGCTGAAGGTGCCACCGGTTTCTCGTTGTCCGGAAAAGCGGCGGCGGCCCGGCTTCCCGGTGTGCCGGAAGGCGATGCGCGCACCTTCCACGGGATCCTACTCTGGCCCAATGTGCACCTCATGTTCATCCCGGACCATGTGATGTGTATGCGGTTCGAACCGGTGGGCCCCGACCGCACCAAGGTCGTCACGCAGTGGCTCTTTCATCCCGAGGCCATGGATGACCCCGATTTCTCCCCGGAAGATGCCGCAGCGCTCGTGGATGTCACGGCCCGCGAGGACTTCGAGGCCTGTGTCAGGGTTCAAAGGGCGGCAGGGTCCCAGTATTTCGAAGAGTTCCACACTCCGCACGAGAGCCTCATCATCACGTTCCGGGAGTGGGTCCTGGAGCAGCTGGACGAGAGGGAAGAAAAGGCTTTGGCGATTTAG